TGCTTTTTTTAATACGTTGTCGCTGACAGTACCTCATTATTTTTATACTACAGAATAACAAACCTAAAATAAGTAGAATAAAAATACTGGAGTTTTTATAAAAAGGAATTTGCTGCGTTAAAACTTCCATTCCTGCATAACCGCAATAGGTATAAACAATTTCAGCAGGGGTGAGAAAAATAAAGGTGGTGATTACATAGTGGCTGAGTTTGATTTGCGTAAGCCCGAGGCCGTAATTAACAAGATTGAAGGGAATAATAGGTACTAAACGGAGCAAGGCAACAAATTGCCAACCATTTTTCTCAACACCGGCAATCAGCTTGTTAATACGGGGATTTCTTTTTTTAGTAAACCAATCTGTGGCCCAATGCCTGCTAATATAAAAAGCACTGGCGGCACCTAATGTAGCACCCAAAAGATTTAATAGTGTGCCAAATAAAGGACCAAACAATGCTCCACCAGCCAGTGTAAGTACCATTGTTGGTAATAGCAAGACGGTTGCAAGACAATAGAGCAGCAAAAACAAAACGGGTGCAAGCCAGCCTAAGTTTTTGATGCTTTGCAGGATTATCGGTGCATTCTGCTGAAAAACATAGGCACTAGCAATAAATCCAATTAATGCCAATACTGTGCAGAATACTCTCATTCGTCATTAGGTCTATACCACATGGGCATCACTTTATTACAGAGCGCTAATTTGAGCAAGTTTAGTAAGTAGATCAACGAAGCTGTCCCCACTCAAGGTAAACCTGTCTACTAGCATAAATAAATTCAGAATGCCTGCATTTCGCGCTTTATGCCTGAGAAAGGATTACAAAACAAATGAGTAGTTATTTAATAAGGTAATTGCTTTTCCTCTCGCTTTGGAGCTGCGCTAATTGTTGATAATGGACACTATGGTTTTGTAATGGTTGGTTCGGCTGATTTATCAGAAGGCTTTTCTGGAAACGATGCAGCATGGAAGAAAACTACTTCAGTACTTGATGCATGAGAGCTTGGGAAATTTAGTAGTTTGCTATACCAGGAAGCATATTGTTTTTCAGATAAATAGGGCTGTAAATTATCTTTTAAGAGCATTATGGCGTTTGCAACCTCTTTCTTTGTAAGGGGGCTAGAGGTACTGACTAATGTATCTAATAAAGAAGCAAAATTGTTCACTGCCAAACGCGCACAGTCTTTGGCAGCTGAAAAATTAAGGCTTTCAACTAATCGCTGTAGATGAGAACACAACATCAAAATACGTTGAAAAGGCTCTTGATAGTTGTTAAGAATAGTAGCAATTTCTGTATTTTCTTTTAATAGCAACTCTAATTCAGACGGTTTAAAAGAAGTCTCTGTGGCATTAAAACGCAACAGTTCGCTTTGTTGTTTTTTAATTTGCTGCTGCCAATACTTAAAAAGTTCTTCGCTAATACAATGTTCTTTGCAGCGAGGCAAAAGTTGATGATAAATAAAACTTAATTGCTCAATGTCTAACTGGCAATGAGTAATTAAATGATGCAACGCGTGTAATGCTTCATTATTGATTTCATTTTCCTTGTCAATGTCTTGAAGATCTTGGCTTACTTTAAGATTGTTATCAACAAGGGCTATCAGTGTTGTAGCTGACATATCAGCAAAAGAGTTCTCCTGCGTCGTTGATAAATTTCGAGAATTAAAAATTACCAATTTATTTAAAACAGAATTTAACTGAGGTTTTAAATGGGGATATACTGAAAGAACACGCCTTACAATCCAGTCTTTCTCCAGTTGGGTTAATTGAGATTCACAACGAATTCTTCGTGCCGTTTTAAGACCTTCTTTTATATTGAGACTGCCAGATACAAGAATGGCAACAGCATGCTTTTCAGCAGGTTGATAATCTCTCATAATGCCAGAAGCATATTGATGAGGATTTAAGAGGCTAGTATTATCTTTAACTGAGTTAATATGAAAATCAGACGGCCATGTTTGTAAAATTTTTCCAGCAAAAAAGTTTAAAGTTTGATAATTAAGTCTGTCAGATGACCACTCCTTTTGCTTTTCTTCCACCACATTGTAATGAGTGCGAATGAGCACCTCAGTTACTAATCGAGTAACCTGCATGAGCAACGGGTGTGGTTTGGGATTAACATATTCATATAAATCTTTTATTATTTTTAACGGGGTATCGTAAGAAGTATACTTAAAACGAGTAGAATCAATTTTTTTTTCAAGAACGTCTAAAATTTGTTTTTTTACTTGCAGATAGATGCTTTCTCTTATGAGATCTTCTCTGGTTGGAGAAAAAGAGGATTCAGCGAGTATTTGTTTGATAGGGTCAATCTTGTTAATTCCAGAATTTAAAAAACTTAGAAGAATAATTAATTCCTGGGCAGCAAAAATAAACGGGTGAGAATTCTCTTTTGCAGAAATATCCTTCTCCGGTGAAACATATAATTTAATGAGGGTCTCTGCTAATAGATAAGATTCAATAAATTCATATTGGTCTTGTATGTTCTCTTTCTGATAGAGTGCGTAATAATAAGTAAGGCATTCTTTGGGTGCGTGCTCAAAAAGTTGTATTAAATAATTTTGATAATCCTGTGGTGGCAGTCTTCGCTTAAGTGCGTCTAATCGCTCAATAATTTGGAGATTTTCTTTTGTATCTTCTGCCTTTTTTAATCGTTGAAGACGACATCGAAAATCCTGAAGCGCTTTTTGTGGTTCAGAGAAGAGGGCTGCCTCGAATTGCGAGTCATCTAAAAAGATGGTCTCTATTGCGTTGGAGTCTATCGTAACTAACTGGTTATCAACCTCTGGCGTGATTAACAAGGCTTCGCGCAATCTTGAGCCAGGTTGTGAGTTAAGCTTTAAGTAGCCAAAAGAGATAAAAGAGATAAAATTCCATAGCCAGTTTAAATTGGCAGTCCAGCTCCAACCTTGTTGGTGTTCATCACCTAATAATGTGTTTTTTCTTTTATTAAATTGAATCAATCGATCCGATGAATTTGCATTAACATCATCTAAGAGCGTTAACAATTCCTTTTTTAAAGGCTCTCTTTTTGTGTCAATTGTATTAAGCTTTTGTCGCCACGCATATAGCAACGCTTCCTCTGAGTTATATTTACGCATTTTATGCAGAGTTAGATTT
This region of Legionella clemsonensis genomic DNA includes:
- a CDS encoding TVP38/TMEM64 family protein, translated to MRVFCTVLALIGFIASAYVFQQNAPIILQSIKNLGWLAPVLFLLLYCLATVLLLPTMVLTLAGGALFGPLFGTLLNLLGATLGAASAFYISRHWATDWFTKKRNPRINKLIAGVEKNGWQFVALLRLVPIIPFNLVNYGLGLTQIKLSHYVITTFIFLTPAEIVYTYCGYAGMEVLTQQIPFYKNSSIFILLILGLLFCSIKIMRYCQRQRIKKSNRLPKDLLIIPSKDD